In Verrucomicrobiota bacterium, a single genomic region encodes these proteins:
- a CDS encoding ankyrin repeat domain-containing protein, producing the protein MTQPEALKSDQPLKWSTGRGTDVWALFRACRTGDLETVRHLLARDPSLARCQHAYRKPLYFAVRENQLEVAACLL; encoded by the coding sequence ATGACCCAGCCTGAAGCTCTAAAATCGGACCAACCATTAAAGTGGTCCACCGGACGTGGGACGGACGTTTGGGCGCTCTTCCGCGCGTGCCGCACGGGCGATCTCGAAACCGTGAGACACTTGCTGGCCCGCGACCCTTCGCTGGCACGCTGTCAACACGCTTATCGCAAACCGCTTTACTTCGCCGTGCGGGAAAACCAGCTCGAAGTCGCCGCCTGCCTCCTC